In a genomic window of Spirochaetota bacterium:
- a CDS encoding prohibitin family protein, whose translation MSLKNNIILTIIIILFIFIFIMFVANPFVIIKYGEAVVVENRIIGTIRKITKPGFHFLVPFMEVYQKYNLKVQSYTMVAIKDEVDKSKDDALEVLTSDGQPAWLDISVLYRYDPEKLIDFHKSFNEKTFVENILRPILRSSIRNIISKYSSIELYSSNPEDIAKTLGKPLNELTKQYIGRIGIQNEIFETLKKELADKYIILDDFKIRNVKFSEMYQKAIEEKQIAQQQVEKAEREKQRIIIESEAYRESVLIKAKADSEAIALIGEMLRRYPNYITYSYVQKIADDIKIIITNEKAILNLSQFLTE comes from the coding sequence ATGTCATTAAAGAACAATATAATTCTTACTATTATTATTATTTTGTTTATTTTTATATTTATTATGTTTGTTGCTAATCCTTTCGTTATTATTAAATATGGAGAAGCTGTAGTTGTTGAAAACAGAATTATTGGGACTATTAGAAAAATTACAAAACCAGGTTTTCATTTTCTTGTTCCTTTTATGGAAGTCTATCAAAAATATAATTTAAAAGTACAATCTTACACCATGGTAGCAATAAAGGATGAAGTTGATAAGTCAAAGGATGATGCTTTAGAAGTTCTAACCTCAGATGGACAACCAGCTTGGTTAGATATTTCTGTTTTATATAGATATGACCCAGAGAAATTAATAGATTTTCATAAAAGTTTTAATGAAAAAACTTTTGTAGAAAATATTCTAAGACCAATTTTAAGAAGCTCAATAAGAAACATTATCTCTAAATATTCATCAATAGAACTATATTCATCAAATCCTGAAGATATTGCAAAGACACTCGGTAAACCTTTGAATGAATTAACGAAACAATACATAGGAAGAATTGGGATCCAAAATGAGATTTTTGAGACATTAAAAAAAGAACTTGCAGATAAATATATTATACTTGATGATTTTAAAATAAGAAATGTTAAATTCTCAGAAATGTACCAAAAAGCTATTGAAGAAAAACAAATAGCTCAACAACAGGTTGAAAAAGCAGAAAGAGAAAAACAGAGAATTATTATCGAATCTGAAGCATATAGAGAATCAGTACTCATTAAAGCTAAAGCAGATTCAGAAGCAATTGCACTTATAGGTGAAATGCTAAGAAGATATCCTAATTACATAACTTATTCATATGTCCAAAAAATTGCTGATGATATAAAAATTATTATTACTAACGAAAAAGCAATATTAAATTTAAGTCAATTTTTAACAGAATAG